The following proteins are co-located in the Bosea sp. AS-1 genome:
- a CDS encoding superoxide dismutase has translation MSFTLPDLPYAHDALQPFMSKETLEYHHDKHHLAYVNNLNNAIKGTEFEGKPLEEIVKASFGKNAAIFNNAGQNYNHNHFWKWMKPNGGGKIPGSLEKAIVDSFGSVDKFKEDFTAAGVGQFGSGWAWLEVKGGKLAVSKTPNGENPLVHGGTPVLGVDVWEHSYYIDYRNRRPDYLKAFLESLVNWEYVAELYEKAAKG, from the coding sequence ATGTCCTTTACTCTTCCTGACCTTCCCTATGCTCATGACGCGCTCCAGCCCTTCATGTCGAAAGAGACGCTGGAATACCATCACGACAAGCATCACCTTGCCTATGTCAACAACCTGAACAATGCGATCAAGGGGACGGAATTCGAGGGCAAGCCGCTCGAGGAGATCGTCAAGGCCTCCTTCGGGAAGAACGCGGCGATCTTCAACAATGCCGGCCAGAACTACAACCACAACCATTTCTGGAAGTGGATGAAGCCGAATGGCGGCGGCAAGATCCCGGGCTCGCTCGAGAAGGCGATCGTCGACTCGTTCGGGTCGGTCGACAAGTTCAAGGAAGACTTCACCGCCGCCGGCGTCGGCCAGTTCGGCTCGGGCTGGGCCTGGCTCGAGGTCAAGGGCGGCAAGCTCGCCGTCAGCAAGACCCCGAACGGTGAGAACCCGCTGGTCCATGGCGGCACGCCGGTCCTCGGCGTCGACGTCTGGGAGCACTCCTACTACATCGACTATCGCAACCGCCGCCCCGACTACCTCAAGGCCTTCCTCGAGAGCCTGGTGAACTGGGAGTATGTGGCGGAGCTGTACGAGAAAGCCGCCAAGGGCTGA
- a CDS encoding HAMP domain-containing methyl-accepting chemotaxis protein → MKGPSSLSRQIALAAVIIVAAAIIFVVMAVARYNDSRTRADLDQKATALTLMVANAAPSPILSRDNLILANILESLRRDPDFDAAIVADDLVSLASAGRSEEARLSLTPRVLTQAIGQEPWKKLLDGGPIEIEDGASITKIQPVRISGKQIGYVAARFDKTRLVARAAWEQFVIIGLGLAVLVVLGPLLWVSLSRTMRPLRGMTNAIVSISDGNLDTPIDALERRDEIGAIARALGVLKIRLAERAALEEKQNLSESERRVRQQNVDGAIAMFRNEVGMALEAFKSNADQMQEASGGLARVAAESSERAARAADNAHDASGNVESAAQAAEEMGAAIREVEFQVRRVRTEIVEAASASRDTAGSVQELDETARAIGEVVNLIRDIAAQTNLLALNATIEAARAGEAGRGFAVVASEVKSLAAQTADATDRIVSQVAAIQGATGQVVGAIQNIAVRMNAIETFANSVAVSIEQQALATGEIASGVAMASSSALSVSSDLSVLADSVEETGRSAEQVRSAAGEVAAQAQRLDSTVDQFLRSVAV, encoded by the coding sequence ATGAAGGGTCCGAGCTCCCTGAGCCGGCAGATCGCGCTGGCAGCCGTGATCATCGTCGCTGCCGCCATCATCTTCGTCGTGATGGCCGTGGCGCGCTATAATGACAGCCGCACGCGTGCCGATCTCGACCAGAAGGCGACCGCGCTCACCCTGATGGTCGCGAACGCCGCGCCCTCGCCGATCCTGTCGCGCGACAATCTGATCCTGGCCAATATCCTGGAATCGCTGCGGCGCGATCCCGATTTCGACGCGGCCATCGTGGCCGATGATCTGGTCTCGCTGGCCTCGGCCGGGCGCAGCGAGGAAGCCCGGCTCTCTCTCACGCCGCGCGTGCTGACCCAGGCGATCGGTCAGGAGCCCTGGAAGAAGCTTCTGGATGGCGGTCCCATCGAAATCGAGGACGGAGCCAGCATCACCAAGATCCAGCCGGTGCGCATTTCCGGCAAGCAGATCGGCTATGTCGCCGCCCGTTTCGACAAGACCCGGCTCGTTGCGAGGGCCGCCTGGGAGCAGTTCGTCATCATCGGCCTCGGGCTGGCGGTCCTCGTCGTGCTGGGGCCGCTGCTCTGGGTCTCGCTGTCGCGTACGATGCGGCCGCTGCGGGGCATGACCAATGCCATCGTCAGCATCTCCGACGGCAATCTCGACACGCCGATCGATGCCCTGGAGCGTCGCGACGAGATCGGCGCCATCGCCCGTGCGCTCGGCGTGCTCAAGATCAGGCTGGCCGAACGGGCCGCGCTGGAGGAGAAGCAGAACCTGTCCGAATCCGAACGCCGGGTCCGGCAGCAGAATGTCGACGGCGCCATCGCGATGTTCCGCAACGAGGTCGGCATGGCGCTCGAAGCCTTCAAGAGCAATGCCGACCAGATGCAGGAGGCCTCCGGCGGGCTGGCGCGCGTCGCCGCGGAATCCTCCGAGCGTGCCGCTCGCGCCGCCGACAACGCGCATGACGCCTCCGGCAATGTCGAGAGTGCAGCTCAGGCGGCCGAGGAGATGGGGGCGGCGATCCGCGAGGTCGAGTTCCAGGTCCGGCGCGTCCGGACCGAGATCGTCGAGGCAGCTTCAGCCTCGCGCGATACCGCCGGCTCGGTCCAGGAGCTGGACGAGACGGCGCGAGCCATTGGTGAGGTGGTGAACCTCATTCGCGACATCGCGGCGCAGACCAACCTTCTGGCGCTCAATGCCACCATCGAGGCCGCACGGGCCGGCGAGGCCGGGCGCGGCTTCGCGGTCGTCGCCTCCGAGGTCAAGTCGCTTGCCGCGCAGACGGCCGACGCGACGGACCGTATCGTCTCGCAGGTTGCTGCCATTCAGGGGGCGACGGGGCAGGTCGTCGGCGCGATCCAGAACATCGCGGTGCGGATGAACGCGATCGAGACCTTCGCCAATTCGGTCGCCGTCTCGATCGAGCAGCAAGCGCTTGCAACCGGCGAGATCGCCAGCGGTGTCGCCATGGCGAGCTCGTCGGCCTTGTCCGTGTCGAGCGACCTTAGCGTGCTCGCCGACAGCGTCGAGGAGACCGGCCGCTCGGCGGAGCAGGTTCGCAGCGCGGCCGGCGAAGTGGCGGCCCAGGCGCAGCGCCTCGATTCGACGGTGGATCAGTTCCTGCGCAGCGTCGCCGTCTGA
- a CDS encoding ChbG/HpnK family deacetylase has protein sequence MANGFVLCADDFAMTEGVSRSILELLGRGKLSATGAMTNRPHWPRLAPELGVFAEHADLGLHFNLTCAAPLGALPRLAPGGEFPALGVVARAAAASATVRREIAGEFGRQLDAFEDAMGRPPDFVDGHQHVHVLPGVRRAVLEMLARRYPAGSVYVRDPADRVSAIRRRGVAVGKALVIAGLASGFRSAALRRQLRVNRGFSGVAPFDPARDFGADLDRFLLSPGPAHLVMCHPGFVDDELIRLDPVVATRPVEHAAIAAFVPPRDLPLRRFLQLAA, from the coding sequence ATGGCGAACGGCTTCGTCCTCTGCGCCGACGATTTCGCCATGACGGAAGGTGTCAGCCGCTCGATCCTGGAGCTTCTCGGGCGCGGCAAGCTCTCCGCCACGGGTGCGATGACCAATCGGCCGCATTGGCCCAGACTGGCACCGGAACTCGGCGTTTTTGCGGAGCACGCCGATCTCGGCCTGCATTTCAACCTGACCTGCGCTGCGCCGCTCGGCGCGTTGCCGCGACTTGCGCCTGGTGGCGAATTCCCCGCCTTGGGAGTGGTGGCCCGGGCCGCGGCGGCGTCCGCGACCGTTCGGCGCGAGATCGCCGGAGAGTTCGGCCGCCAGCTGGACGCCTTCGAGGACGCGATGGGGCGGCCGCCGGATTTCGTCGACGGACATCAGCATGTCCACGTGCTGCCGGGCGTGCGGCGTGCGGTGCTCGAGATGCTGGCACGGCGCTATCCGGCGGGATCGGTCTATGTGCGCGATCCGGCCGACAGGGTTTCCGCGATCCGTCGGCGTGGCGTCGCCGTTGGCAAGGCGTTGGTCATCGCCGGGCTCGCGAGCGGCTTCCGCTCGGCCGCGCTGCGCCGGCAGTTGCGAGTCAATCGCGGCTTCTCCGGAGTGGCTCCCTTCGATCCGGCGCGCGATTTCGGGGCCGATCTCGACCGCTTCCTGCTTTCGCCCGGACCGGCGCATCTGGTGATGTGCCATCCGGGATTTGTCGACGACGAGCTGATCCGCCTCGACCCGGTCGTCGCCACCCGGCCCGTCGAACATGCGGCAATCGCCGCTTTTGTGCCGCCGCGCGACCTGCCGCTGCGGAGATTTCTGCAGCTTGCCGCCTAG
- a CDS encoding glycosyltransferase family 2 protein: protein MSDIASQPAQRTPRASRWPELSVVVPVHNEADNLRPLVERLRNVLASEVASWEIVFVDDGSRDDTLKTIRDLNAADPRISAVSFSRNFGKEIAIAAGLDHAYGDAVVIMDADLQHPPEVIPAFLTKWREGYLNVYGQRTDRSGESPLKRNFAKAFYRIFSQFGETDLPEGAGDFRLLDRKAVDALRALPERARFSKGLYAWVGFRSIGVPFEVAEREHGQSKFRYRKLFSFAFDGLSSFSTVPLKIATWSGAIIACIATLSAFYFLLRTLFYGTDLPGFPSLIVSIMFFSGIQLVSLGMIGEYVGRIFAEVKRRPLYLIGERVGFEARTVDHPRGDALPPLIR from the coding sequence GTGTCGGACATCGCGTCCCAACCGGCCCAGCGTACGCCCCGGGCCTCCCGCTGGCCGGAGCTTTCCGTCGTCGTGCCCGTGCATAACGAGGCGGACAATCTGCGCCCGCTGGTCGAGCGGCTGCGGAACGTCCTGGCCAGCGAGGTCGCCTCGTGGGAAATCGTCTTCGTCGACGACGGCAGCCGCGACGACACGCTCAAGACCATCCGGGACCTCAACGCCGCCGATCCGCGGATCAGCGCCGTCTCCTTCAGCCGCAATTTCGGCAAGGAGATCGCGATCGCGGCCGGGCTCGACCATGCCTATGGCGATGCGGTCGTCATCATGGACGCCGATCTGCAGCATCCGCCGGAGGTCATCCCGGCCTTTCTGACGAAATGGCGCGAAGGCTATCTCAACGTCTACGGCCAGCGGACCGACCGCTCGGGCGAGAGTCCACTGAAGCGCAATTTCGCCAAGGCTTTCTACCGCATCTTCTCGCAATTCGGCGAAACCGACCTCCCGGAAGGAGCCGGCGATTTCCGCCTGCTCGACCGCAAGGCCGTCGATGCGCTGCGCGCCCTGCCGGAGCGGGCCCGCTTCTCGAAAGGGCTCTATGCCTGGGTCGGTTTCCGCTCCATCGGCGTGCCGTTCGAGGTCGCCGAGCGCGAACACGGCCAGTCGAAATTCCGCTATCGCAAGCTGTTTTCCTTCGCCTTCGACGGGCTTTCCTCCTTCTCGACCGTGCCGCTGAAGATCGCGACCTGGTCCGGCGCGATCATCGCCTGCATCGCGACATTGTCGGCGTTCTACTTCCTGCTCCGCACGCTGTTCTACGGCACGGACCTGCCCGGCTTCCCCTCGCTGATCGTCTCGATCATGTTCTTCTCCGGCATCCAGCTCGTCTCGCTGGGCATGATCGGCGAATATGTCGGGCGAATCTTCGCCGAGGTGAAGCGCCGGCCGCTCTACCTCATCGGCGAGCGCGTCGGCTTCGAGGCGCGCACCGTCGACCACCCACGCGGCGACGCCCTGCCGCCGCTGATCCGCTAG
- the murJ gene encoding murein biosynthesis integral membrane protein MurJ, which produces MLRNILSVGGYTLISRLTGFARDIMLAAVLGAGATMDAFSVALRLPNHFRAIFGEGAFNQAYVPAYAHVAEKQGQEVANLFADRLFTVLFLIQVVLLALALPLMPQLVTLLAPGFKEDPAVFALAVSLTRITFPYLLFVTMVTFLGATLNAVDRFAAFAAAPILLNVGMMAALSVSFLFPSAAYAAAWGVSISGLAQWLLLYVAARRARVSSKLVRPHMDAGVRRFLKAFGPAVIGSAGVQIAIFADTIIASLLPRGAYSALYYAERLYQLPIGLIGIAVGTVALSAMSRSIARGDEAAANRAQNRALAIAFVASAPFVAAFIAVPELIVAGLFQRGAFDAQASLASGTVLFAYALGLPAIVMMRSQISAFQARGDTTTPMLVALGAIACNLALKLLLWRDWGAPGLALATAAGAWINLLTLFVLGLKRGWTTPDPRLPGFFAIVGFAAAVAGLSAWWFAPLALRLTSALPFQPLLLGVLTLSMAAGVLYAGIAGIGLKATGLFRLVR; this is translated from the coding sequence ATGCTCAGAAACATCCTGTCGGTCGGCGGCTATACGCTGATCTCGCGCCTCACCGGCTTCGCGCGCGATATCATGCTCGCCGCCGTGCTCGGCGCCGGCGCGACGATGGACGCCTTCTCGGTGGCGTTGCGCCTGCCGAATCATTTCCGCGCCATCTTCGGCGAAGGCGCCTTCAACCAAGCCTATGTGCCGGCCTACGCCCATGTCGCCGAAAAGCAGGGGCAGGAGGTCGCGAATCTCTTCGCCGACCGGCTCTTCACCGTGCTGTTCCTGATCCAGGTCGTGCTGCTTGCCCTGGCGCTGCCGCTGATGCCCCAGTTGGTGACGCTGCTCGCGCCCGGCTTCAAGGAGGATCCGGCAGTCTTCGCGCTGGCGGTTTCGCTGACGCGCATCACCTTCCCCTACCTCCTCTTCGTCACGATGGTGACCTTCCTCGGCGCGACGCTGAATGCGGTCGACCGCTTCGCCGCCTTCGCTGCGGCGCCGATCCTGCTGAATGTCGGGATGATGGCGGCGCTGTCCGTCTCCTTCCTCTTCCCGAGCGCGGCCTATGCCGCTGCCTGGGGCGTCTCGATCTCGGGACTGGCGCAATGGCTCCTGCTCTATGTCGCCGCGCGGCGCGCCCGCGTCTCGAGCAAGCTGGTGCGGCCGCATATGGACGCTGGCGTCCGCCGCTTCCTCAAGGCCTTCGGGCCGGCGGTGATCGGCTCGGCTGGCGTCCAGATCGCGATCTTCGCCGACACGATCATCGCCTCCCTGCTGCCGCGCGGCGCTTATTCGGCGCTTTACTACGCGGAGCGCCTCTACCAGCTTCCGATCGGCCTGATCGGCATCGCCGTCGGCACGGTCGCGCTCTCGGCAATGAGCCGGTCGATCGCGCGCGGCGATGAGGCTGCCGCCAACCGGGCGCAGAACCGTGCGCTTGCCATCGCCTTCGTCGCCAGCGCGCCCTTCGTCGCCGCCTTCATCGCGGTACCCGAGCTGATCGTCGCGGGGCTGTTCCAACGCGGCGCCTTCGATGCCCAGGCCAGCCTGGCCTCCGGCACCGTGCTCTTCGCCTATGCGCTAGGCCTCCCGGCGATCGTGATGATGCGCTCGCAAATCTCTGCCTTCCAGGCGCGCGGGGACACCACCACGCCCATGCTGGTCGCGCTTGGCGCCATCGCCTGCAACCTGGCGCTCAAGCTCCTGCTCTGGCGGGACTGGGGCGCGCCGGGCCTGGCGCTGGCGACCGCGGCGGGCGCCTGGATCAACCTGCTGACGCTGTTCGTCCTCGGCCTGAAGCGCGGCTGGACCACGCCCGACCCGCGCCTGCCCGGCTTCTTCGCCATCGTCGGCTTCGCGGCGGCTGTAGCGGGGCTGTCCGCATGGTGGTTCGCACCGCTCGCCTTGCGCCTGACGTCCGCCCTGCCCTTCCAGCCGCTGCTCCTGGGCGTACTGACGCTGTCGATGGCGGCGGGAGTGCTCTATGCGGGCATCGCCGGCATCGGCCTGAAGGCGACCGGGCTGTTCAGGCTGGTGCGCTGA
- a CDS encoding nitronate monooxygenase, which translates to MARLATRLTERLGIAHPILSAPMALASGGALAAAVTRAGGLGLIGGGYGDAAWLDEQFAAAGNTQVGCGFITWSMARKPELLTQALAHEPAALMLSFADPRPFAAEIAAAGVPLICQCQTLDHVRLAFEASAAIVVAQGTEAGGHGASRATLPFVPEAADLIARESPDTLLLAAGGIADGRGLAAALMLGADGVLVGTRFWASREALVHQRHHAAAITATGDQTVRSSLPDIARQLDWPKPFDIRVANNAFIAAWAGRDHDLKAAIATEAPAYREAFMAGDPDKAAVIFGEAAGLIADVPAAAEIVERMVGEAAALLGRAGRFLG; encoded by the coding sequence ATGGCGCGCCTCGCCACGCGGCTGACCGAGCGGCTCGGCATCGCCCATCCGATCTTGTCGGCGCCGATGGCGCTGGCGAGCGGCGGGGCGCTTGCCGCCGCCGTGACGCGGGCGGGTGGGCTGGGTCTGATCGGCGGCGGCTATGGCGACGCCGCCTGGCTCGACGAGCAATTCGCTGCCGCCGGCAACACGCAAGTCGGCTGCGGCTTCATCACCTGGTCGATGGCGAGGAAGCCAGAGCTTCTGACGCAGGCGCTTGCGCATGAGCCCGCCGCGCTGATGCTCTCCTTCGCCGATCCGCGCCCCTTCGCCGCCGAGATCGCCGCGGCGGGCGTGCCGCTGATCTGCCAGTGCCAGACACTGGACCATGTCCGGCTGGCGTTCGAGGCCAGTGCCGCGATCGTCGTCGCGCAGGGCACGGAAGCCGGCGGCCACGGCGCCAGCCGAGCGACGTTACCTTTCGTGCCGGAAGCGGCCGATCTGATCGCCCGTGAAAGTCCCGATACGCTGCTTCTCGCCGCTGGCGGCATCGCTGACGGGCGTGGGCTCGCCGCCGCTCTGATGCTCGGCGCTGACGGTGTCCTCGTCGGGACCCGGTTCTGGGCGAGCCGCGAGGCGCTGGTGCATCAGCGCCACCACGCCGCGGCCATTACTGCGACCGGCGACCAGACGGTGCGCTCCTCATTGCCCGACATCGCCCGCCAGCTCGACTGGCCGAAGCCCTTCGACATTCGCGTCGCGAACAACGCCTTCATCGCAGCATGGGCCGGGCGTGACCACGACTTGAAAGCGGCCATCGCCACCGAGGCCCCCGCCTATCGCGAGGCCTTCATGGCCGGCGATCCCGACAAGGCGGCCGTGATCTTCGGCGAGGCAGCGGGGTTGATCGCCGATGTGCCCGCTGCCGCCGAGATCGTCGAGCGCATGGTCGGTGAAGCCGCTGCGCTGCTCGGCAGGGCAGGGCGCTTCCTCGGTTGA
- a CDS encoding branched-chain amino acid aminotransferase — MAWYSQTWTWFDGAWHEGNPGLVGPRSHALWQASSVFDGGRYFDGVAPDIDLHAARVNRSATALGLNPTVTPDFIVEKMYEGVKKFAPGTAIYVKPMYWGEADGPSTIMPDPDSTQFALCLFEASMPQPSNGFSVTKGLYRRPTYETAPTDSKAGCLYPNNARILKAAKAAGFDNALVLDMLGHVAETGTSNVFLAKDGVVKTPVPNGTFLNGITRQRVIKLLRESGVTVEECSLRYEEFEKADEIFISGNYSKCMPVTRIDDRTLQPGPLFRKARELYMDFAHTKAKAA; from the coding sequence ATGGCATGGTATTCTCAAACCTGGACCTGGTTCGACGGAGCCTGGCATGAGGGCAATCCCGGCCTCGTCGGCCCGCGTAGCCATGCGCTCTGGCAGGCGTCCTCGGTGTTCGATGGCGGTCGCTACTTCGATGGCGTCGCTCCCGATATCGACCTGCATGCCGCCCGCGTGAATCGCTCCGCGACCGCGTTGGGGCTGAATCCGACGGTGACGCCGGATTTCATCGTCGAGAAGATGTATGAGGGCGTGAAGAAGTTCGCCCCCGGCACCGCGATCTACGTCAAGCCGATGTATTGGGGTGAGGCCGACGGCCCCTCGACCATCATGCCCGATCCGGATTCGACGCAGTTCGCGCTTTGCCTGTTCGAGGCCTCTATGCCGCAGCCGAGCAACGGCTTTTCGGTCACCAAGGGCCTTTATCGCCGCCCGACCTACGAGACCGCCCCGACCGATTCCAAGGCTGGCTGCCTCTACCCGAACAACGCCCGCATCCTGAAGGCCGCCAAGGCTGCCGGCTTTGACAATGCGCTCGTGCTCGACATGCTCGGCCATGTCGCCGAGACCGGCACCTCCAACGTCTTCCTTGCCAAGGATGGCGTGGTGAAGACTCCGGTCCCGAACGGCACCTTCCTCAACGGCATCACCCGCCAGCGCGTCATCAAGCTGCTGCGCGAGAGCGGCGTCACCGTCGAGGAATGCAGCCTGCGCTATGAGGAGTTCGAGAAGGCCGACGAGATCTTCATCTCCGGCAATTACTCGAAGTGCATGCCGGTGACGCGCATCGACGACCGCACGCTCCAGCCCGGCCCGCTCTTCCGCAAGGCGCGCGAGCTTTACATGGACTTCGCCCACACCAAGGCCAAGGCCGCCTGA
- a CDS encoding AzlD domain-containing protein, which yields MTLPDPGPWGAFIAIGAMAVATYLCRLAGVVLMSFVPLTPHVRRGLAALPGSIVVATVLPLIERLGVAAGVALLAAIGAMFVTRSELVALLTGMAMISAARFLGF from the coding sequence ATGACCCTGCCTGATCCCGGTCCCTGGGGCGCCTTCATCGCGATCGGCGCCATGGCGGTCGCGACCTATCTCTGCCGGCTGGCCGGCGTCGTCCTGATGAGCTTCGTGCCGTTGACGCCGCATGTCCGGCGCGGCCTTGCGGCACTGCCGGGCTCGATCGTGGTCGCCACCGTGCTGCCGCTGATCGAGCGGCTTGGCGTTGCCGCGGGCGTGGCGCTGCTCGCGGCCATCGGTGCCATGTTCGTGACCCGCAGCGAACTCGTCGCGCTACTGACCGGCATGGCGATGATCTCGGCGGCGCGGTTCCTGGGTTTCTGA
- a CDS encoding AzlC family ABC transporter permease codes for MQPNHAEPPPAASAAPLTVQGMRLGLRRVSVLMPGVIVFAVAFGAAASAKGMSLLETLLMSAFVYGGVSQLVAMELWRPEWSWGAIAGLAVVTATVNARMILQGASLQPWFARYPKAVNAFHLFFFTDANWLIGTRYQSEGGRDLGVLVGAGLALWIVWIIATAPGYMLGALVSDPRRYGIDLVMPIFFAAMIVPLWRGRRGLVPWAVAGCVALLTAKLVDGYAFIIAGSLAGAVTGAFRDDPA; via the coding sequence ATGCAGCCGAACCACGCCGAACCGCCGCCAGCCGCAAGCGCCGCACCCCTGACCGTTCAGGGCATGCGGCTCGGTCTGCGCAGGGTCTCCGTCCTGATGCCGGGCGTGATCGTCTTTGCCGTCGCCTTCGGTGCGGCCGCGTCGGCCAAGGGCATGAGCCTGCTCGAGACCCTCCTGATGAGCGCCTTCGTCTATGGCGGCGTCTCGCAGCTCGTGGCGATGGAGCTGTGGCGGCCGGAATGGAGCTGGGGAGCGATCGCCGGGCTTGCGGTCGTCACGGCGACGGTCAACGCCCGGATGATCCTGCAGGGCGCGTCGCTCCAGCCCTGGTTCGCGCGCTATCCCAAGGCGGTCAACGCCTTCCACCTCTTCTTCTTCACCGATGCCAACTGGCTGATCGGCACGCGCTATCAATCCGAGGGCGGCCGCGATCTCGGTGTCCTGGTCGGGGCAGGCCTTGCCTTGTGGATCGTCTGGATCATCGCCACGGCGCCCGGTTACATGCTTGGCGCGCTGGTCTCCGATCCGCGCCGCTATGGCATCGACCTCGTCATGCCGATCTTCTTCGCGGCGATGATCGTGCCGCTCTGGCGCGGTCGGCGTGGTCTGGTGCCCTGGGCCGTCGCGGGCTGCGTCGCCCTGCTGACGGCGAAGCTCGTCGACGGCTACGCCTTCATCATCGCCGGCTCGCTCGCAGGGGCCGTCACGGGAGCGTTCCGCGATGACCCTGCCTGA